In Photobacterium sp. TLY01, the following proteins share a genomic window:
- the putP gene encoding sodium/proline symporter PutP — translation MIENSFAITGTFIVYLIAMLAIGYYAYKRTANSSDYFLGGRSLGPWPAALSAGASDMSGWLLLGLPGYAFAAGIESLWLAGGLLLGTYLNWLICAKRLRTYTITANNAITIPEYLSNRFKDTSKLIQTISAFFILLFFLFYTSSGLVAGGKLFETVFGMDYKIAVVVGTLCVVSYTLFGGFLAVSWTDLVQGLLMAAALMIVPIAAMQGGFGDLAASLEAKNPELMTLFNDVKGEPLTAISIISLAAWGLGYFGQPHILARFNATRSNRDITTARRIAVIWSALSMTGAILVGLVGILYADNQLGGNLEDGEKIFMLLVNAIFHPVMAGILLAAILAAIMSTADSQLLVSSSALAEDFYKQVIRKNASSEEIVTVGRVAVIALSIIALMLAMNPDSTVLGLVSYAWAGFGAAFGPALLLSLYWKDMNRNGALAGIVIGALTVVIWKQLTGGIFDMYEIVPGFVFATIAIIVVSKMTGGAPSELHAQFDTYEKNLREFD, via the coding sequence ATGATAGAAAATAGCTTTGCTATCACAGGCACGTTTATCGTGTATCTGATTGCTATGCTTGCAATCGGTTATTACGCCTATAAGCGTACTGCAAACTCATCTGATTACTTTCTTGGTGGCCGTTCGTTAGGTCCTTGGCCAGCAGCACTGTCTGCCGGTGCATCGGACATGAGTGGCTGGCTGTTACTCGGACTGCCGGGCTATGCCTTTGCTGCAGGTATAGAATCACTGTGGCTGGCCGGTGGCCTGCTGTTAGGTACTTATCTGAACTGGCTGATTTGTGCCAAACGCCTGCGTACCTATACCATTACCGCGAATAATGCGATCACCATCCCTGAGTATCTGTCGAACCGTTTTAAAGATACCTCTAAGTTAATTCAGACAATTTCAGCCTTCTTCATTTTGTTGTTTTTCCTCTTCTATACCAGTTCAGGCTTAGTGGCAGGCGGTAAGTTGTTTGAAACTGTCTTCGGTATGGATTACAAAATTGCCGTTGTGGTCGGTACGCTCTGCGTGGTGTCTTACACCCTGTTTGGTGGCTTTCTGGCGGTATCCTGGACTGACCTGGTACAAGGCCTGCTGATGGCGGCGGCACTGATGATCGTACCGATTGCGGCAATGCAGGGTGGTTTTGGTGATCTGGCGGCGTCTCTGGAAGCCAAGAATCCGGAATTGATGACCTTGTTTAACGACGTAAAAGGTGAGCCGCTGACGGCCATCAGTATTATTTCTCTGGCTGCCTGGGGACTGGGTTACTTTGGTCAGCCCCATATCCTGGCGCGTTTTAACGCCACCCGCTCTAACCGTGATATCACAACAGCGCGTCGCATCGCTGTGATTTGGTCTGCTCTGTCTATGACCGGTGCGATCCTGGTGGGTCTGGTTGGTATTCTGTATGCCGATAACCAGCTGGGCGGTAACCTGGAAGATGGCGAAAAAATCTTCATGCTGCTGGTGAATGCGATTTTCCATCCAGTGATGGCCGGCATTCTGCTGGCGGCGATTCTGGCGGCGATCATGAGTACGGCTGACTCCCAGTTGCTGGTGTCGTCTTCTGCGCTGGCAGAAGATTTCTACAAGCAAGTGATCCGTAAAAACGCCTCTTCAGAAGAAATCGTGACTGTCGGTCGTGTTGCGGTTATCGCACTGTCGATTATTGCACTCATGCTGGCAATGAATCCTGACAGTACAGTTCTGGGTCTGGTGTCTTATGCCTGGGCTGGCTTTGGTGCCGCATTCGGTCCTGCTTTGCTACTGAGCCTGTACTGGAAAGACATGAACCGTAACGGCGCATTGGCGGGTATTGTTATTGGTGCGCTGACTGTAGTTATCTGGAAGCAGCTGACTGGCGGGATCTTCGATATGTATGAAATTGTTCCCGGATTTGTCTTTGCGACCATTGCCATTATTGTGGTCAGCAAAATGACAGGCGGTGCACCGTCCGAACTGCACGCACAGTTTGATACGTATGAGAAAAATCTGAGAGAGTTTGATTAA
- a CDS encoding OmpA family protein, with protein MMQHFKKVAIAVSISLAVTSCSSTGDYGDISTTTVIGCAGGMIVGGLAGKAIGGKQGMWIGAGVGALVGCSAGYYWAQREAKLAEAAAKHDVEVEFERIGSPDDDEVDSMVVVQSKAIIEAEETGNTEQIEKVVGDSEVVGLSATVKGDIFRSGQTDISSTKHKRFFSKYAETVKSSGSAVLIVGHTDNTGSAKINADVSLKRASSVARELIRNGIPKENIYIYGAGESQPIASNNSAKGRADNRRIEVVTLDNKPEYVTNYVRYKATEPSYAKLRTTDNIAKRSKTVSQQVAKGLATSTQSTAAVHDLINTNNRRSSSNRSYVDFGGENYRGGDENLFVYIGARESNSFSLIGQAVANTLEESSCVYDEPSVTTLVFKITDDSRSTTDYLPGMNRTAWGGEVNDHLVALAPLAVDRSTLEATESPSIYVYEDYASNKKVKPQKTQRPVDVNIYNGSEGVIYRAFVQDKNYPIKCIDIVVDKKHNKGVFSAFAGKIYYQGPKGLMIADYKPGKIKS; from the coding sequence ATGATGCAGCACTTTAAAAAAGTAGCAATCGCGGTAAGTATATCCTTAGCAGTTACTAGCTGTTCAAGCACAGGAGATTATGGTGACATTAGTACCACTACTGTAATTGGTTGTGCTGGCGGGATGATCGTGGGAGGTCTTGCAGGCAAGGCGATTGGTGGGAAACAAGGAATGTGGATCGGTGCTGGTGTTGGCGCGCTAGTCGGTTGCTCGGCTGGTTATTACTGGGCACAACGTGAAGCAAAACTCGCAGAAGCAGCAGCAAAACATGACGTTGAGGTCGAGTTTGAACGTATCGGTTCGCCAGATGACGACGAAGTCGACAGTATGGTTGTTGTACAATCAAAAGCGATTATTGAAGCTGAAGAGACTGGCAATACCGAGCAAATCGAAAAAGTGGTGGGTGACTCTGAAGTGGTTGGCCTTTCTGCAACAGTCAAAGGCGATATCTTCCGCTCAGGACAAACAGATATCTCTAGCACTAAACATAAACGCTTCTTTAGTAAGTACGCTGAGACAGTTAAGTCAAGTGGTAGTGCAGTATTGATTGTGGGTCATACCGATAATACTGGCTCGGCAAAAATAAATGCTGATGTTTCACTTAAACGAGCTAGCAGCGTGGCGCGTGAGTTGATTCGTAATGGTATCCCTAAAGAGAATATTTACATTTATGGTGCGGGTGAATCTCAGCCGATTGCCTCCAATAACTCAGCCAAAGGCCGAGCTGACAACCGCCGTATTGAAGTCGTAACACTGGATAACAAACCTGAATACGTCACCAACTATGTACGATACAAAGCGACGGAGCCTAGCTATGCCAAGCTAAGAACCACAGATAATATTGCCAAACGTAGTAAAACTGTAAGCCAGCAAGTCGCGAAAGGACTGGCAACCTCTACGCAAAGTACTGCTGCAGTTCATGATTTGATAAATACAAACAACCGTCGTAGCAGTAGCAATCGTTCTTATGTCGATTTCGGCGGTGAAAACTATCGCGGTGGGGACGAAAACCTATTTGTCTATATCGGTGCACGCGAGAGCAATAGCTTCTCGCTTATCGGCCAAGCGGTGGCAAATACACTTGAAGAATCATCATGTGTTTATGATGAGCCAAGTGTGACGACACTAGTTTTCAAGATCACAGATGATAGCCGCAGCACAACAGACTACCTACCGGGCATGAACCGCACGGCATGGGGCGGCGAGGTGAATGACCACCTTGTCGCTCTTGCACCATTAGCCGTTGACCGAAGTACATTAGAAGCGACTGAAAGCCCTTCGATTTATGTTTATGAAGATTACGCATCCAACAAGAAAGTTAAACCTCAAAAAACACAAAGACCCGTTGATGTCAACATTTACAACGGCTCAGAAGGGGTTATCTATCGTGCCTTTGTTCAAGACAAGAACTACCCAATCAAATGCATTGATATCGTAGTAGACAAAAAACATAACAAAGGTGTGTTTAGTGCATTTGCGGGAAAAATATACTACCAGGGCCCTAAAGGCCTGATGATAGCAGACTATAAACCAGGAAAAATAAAATCATGA
- a CDS encoding tetratricopeptide repeat protein, with product MSQLGLGVCLGIVLLIVAVSRYFALMKDVREAAREQALKDEKYRQVLEQAKAVEHEEKVKKAQSGHLPSILSLAKENEIGNLRVALSWYQKAAELGNEIGQNALARLSRQDVDDPHGEAKSRYWECLVKANNNEPEALFELGRYEIRGYGTAINTASGVGHLIKAAEMEYVPAQLFLGDWYVVESNPTPSPRRAFFWRLKSAVNNDAMGCIKVAYCFQTGVGATRDRRRAIYWLEKAAELGNLEAQYLAGKMHLNNDQPVTNVTDAAVAYIWFSVAFASGYLDAKKERDMAVQHVGIESILNVQKVAKQIYKFLHNPPVPVHSTMDLLDKMYDRSKYRPTDAELDAALGRINEDIDIDVAGQTNPAPAASGMGNASINSVKKDWSGEMIAAESASSG from the coding sequence ATGTCACAACTCGGTTTAGGCGTTTGCCTGGGCATTGTATTGCTGATTGTGGCGGTTTCCCGGTATTTTGCACTGATGAAAGACGTTCGTGAGGCGGCCAGAGAGCAGGCACTCAAGGATGAAAAATACCGACAGGTATTAGAACAGGCAAAGGCTGTTGAACACGAAGAAAAAGTCAAAAAGGCGCAGTCAGGTCATCTTCCCAGCATTTTGTCGTTAGCGAAGGAAAATGAAATTGGCAATCTCCGTGTGGCATTAAGCTGGTACCAGAAAGCTGCTGAACTCGGGAATGAAATCGGACAGAATGCGTTGGCACGGTTAAGCCGGCAGGACGTCGATGACCCGCACGGCGAAGCCAAGTCACGCTATTGGGAGTGTCTGGTGAAAGCCAATAACAATGAACCCGAAGCGTTGTTTGAACTCGGTCGTTATGAGATCCGAGGCTATGGGACTGCCATCAATACGGCATCCGGGGTTGGGCACCTGATCAAAGCGGCTGAAATGGAATATGTGCCGGCGCAGCTGTTTCTCGGTGACTGGTACGTGGTGGAATCGAACCCCACCCCTTCGCCGCGCCGTGCTTTTTTCTGGCGTTTAAAGTCAGCCGTAAATAACGATGCGATGGGCTGTATTAAAGTCGCTTATTGTTTTCAGACCGGGGTGGGCGCGACGCGAGATCGCCGGCGGGCTATCTACTGGCTGGAAAAAGCGGCCGAACTGGGGAATCTGGAAGCGCAGTACCTGGCGGGGAAAATGCATCTGAACAATGATCAGCCCGTCACCAATGTGACTGACGCTGCTGTGGCCTATATCTGGTTTTCTGTGGCATTTGCCTCAGGGTATCTGGATGCCAAAAAGGAGCGGGATATGGCGGTTCAGCATGTGGGGATTGAATCGATTCTGAATGTTCAGAAAGTGGCCAAGCAGATTTATAAATTCCTGCACAACCCGCCAGTACCGGTCCATTCCACCATGGATCTGCTGGACAAAATGTACGACCGATCAAAATACCGTCCGACTGATGCTGAGCTGGATGCGGCGTTGGGGCGTATCAATGAAGACATTGATATAGATGTCGCAGGACAAACAAATCCTGCTCCTGCTGCATCCGGAATGGGAAATGCTTCCATCAATAGCGTAAAAAAAGACTGGAGCGGTGAAATGATCGCGGCTGAGTCTGCGTCATCCGGATAA
- a CDS encoding CatB-related O-acetyltransferase, whose translation MATIFPSWLGGYELNKQVTNPNIIVGDFTYYSGYYHDKHFEDHCVRYLMGDHSTKAVWESGIFGEVDKLIIGKFCSIASGAIFMLAGNQGHRHDWISSYPFEASEFGDKVKSGFARAGDTVIGNDVWIGSECVIMPGVQIGDGAVIGARAVVTKDVPPYSIVVGNPGRVVKSRFNDSEVAKLLEIKWWDWPLSMLKANMDVMCSNDVEAMYQRYLASSEAS comes from the coding sequence ATGGCGACTATCTTTCCTTCCTGGCTTGGCGGCTACGAGCTGAATAAACAAGTGACGAACCCGAATATTATCGTCGGGGATTTCACTTACTACTCTGGCTATTATCACGACAAACATTTTGAAGATCATTGCGTACGTTACCTGATGGGCGATCATTCCACTAAAGCGGTGTGGGAATCCGGTATTTTTGGTGAGGTGGATAAGCTCATCATCGGTAAATTCTGCTCGATCGCCTCAGGTGCCATTTTCATGCTGGCAGGGAATCAGGGACACAGGCACGACTGGATCTCCTCATACCCGTTTGAGGCCAGTGAATTTGGCGACAAAGTTAAATCAGGCTTTGCCCGGGCGGGTGATACGGTGATCGGCAATGATGTCTGGATCGGCAGTGAATGCGTCATTATGCCGGGGGTACAGATCGGGGATGGTGCAGTCATCGGCGCGCGGGCCGTGGTCACTAAAGATGTGCCGCCCTACAGTATTGTGGTCGGCAATCCAGGCAGGGTTGTGAAGTCACGGTTTAACGACAGCGAAGTGGCCAAGCTGCTGGAAATCAAGTGGTGGGACTGGCCCTTATCCATGCTGAAAGCCAATATGGACGTGATGTGCAGTAATGACGTCGAGGCGATGTACCAAAGGTATCTGGCTTCGTCTGAAGCAAGCTAA
- a CDS encoding organic hydroperoxide resistance protein, producing MKTIYTTSAKASAGRNGQAKSDDGLLDVSLSYPKALGGSGEATNPEQLFAAGYSACFSNAVLHIAGLQKLGLREAPTEASVRLLAKENGAFALAVDLSVDLAMENDAAIELVKSAHQVCPYSNAVRGNVDVSLSVNGISLD from the coding sequence ATGAAAACAATTTATACCACTTCTGCAAAAGCCAGCGCTGGTCGCAATGGTCAGGCGAAGAGTGATGATGGTTTGCTGGATGTTTCACTGAGCTATCCCAAAGCATTGGGTGGTAGCGGGGAAGCGACGAATCCAGAGCAGCTTTTTGCTGCAGGTTACTCAGCCTGTTTCTCAAATGCTGTGCTGCACATTGCAGGCCTTCAGAAACTGGGGCTGCGTGAAGCACCGACAGAAGCCAGTGTCCGGTTGCTGGCGAAAGAAAATGGTGCTTTCGCGTTGGCAGTGGACTTGTCGGTTGATCTGGCTATGGAGAATGATGCTGCCATTGAACTGGTCAAATCCGCCCATCAGGTGTGTCCATACTCCAATGCTGTCCGCGGCAATGTGGACGTCAGCCTGAGCGTGAACGGCATTTCGCTGGATTAA
- the putA gene encoding bifunctional proline dehydrogenase/L-glutamate gamma-semialdehyde dehydrogenase PutA — protein sequence MFNAADALQPSFIEQPLDALWQQISPLYSVEESAWLEQLLPLAEPSEQERQYTVEKATSLIEQVRADRTAIQMIDALLLEYSLDTKEGILLMCLAEALMRIPDAATADALIRDKLSVADWKSHLKNSDSLFVNASTWGLMLTGKVVSMESKEDGSPARVINRLTNKMSEPVIRKAMHQAMKIMGHQFVLGRTIGEAMKNGQAKRDKGFTYSFDMLGEAALTQDDAQKYFNDYIEAIDAVGLDNKKHSKSPCPTVSIKLSALHPRYDVSNEGRVLTEMYDTVLELLKRARALNVGITIDAEEADRLELSLKLFEKLYRSEVVKGWGRFGLVVQAYSKRALPVLAWLAALSKEQGDVIPLRLVKGAYWDSELKMCQQSGYAGYPVYTRKEATDTSYLACARFLLSSHVRGLIFPQFASHNAHTVTAILAMAKHRDFEFQRLHGMGDALYNHVMDIYGVNVRIYAPVGSHKDLLPYLVRRLLENGANSSFVHRLVDARCPIDSLVQHPVDVLRSRPTLHNHLIPLPKDIFGADRKNSAGINIEIESEWTPFRDSVEAFKTHHWTAGPIVNGEVQSGDIFHVTAPYDRREAVGEVAFASSDLVAKAIDVAADAFPAWSETPAAERGACLQRLADLLEANTGELVALCHREAGKTIQDSIDEIREAVDFLRFYSHQAATELAQGKSIVTFDGQSRTLSYQGRGVFACISPWNFPLAIFLGQVSAALAAGNTVVCKPAEQTSLIAFRAIQMMLEAGVPAGVIQFVPGRGAEVGSVLTSDERIAGVAFTGSTETAQRINRTLAARDCDPVPFIAETGGQNAMIVDSTALPEQVVRDVVRSAFASAGQRCSALRVLFVQEDVADRIITLIKGAMAELSVGRPELHSTDVGPVIDKTAKQKLLTHIGALKNQAKMVAQAALSPDCTHGDFVLPTAFEIRGIHVLQNENFGPILHIVRFKANELDQVIDQINQTGFGLTMGVHSRNERTYSHIERRARVGNCYINRDQVGAVVGVQPFGGQGLSGTGPKAGGPHYLYRFTKDVFTA from the coding sequence ATGTTCAATGCGGCAGATGCCCTTCAGCCATCTTTTATTGAGCAACCTTTAGATGCACTATGGCAGCAGATTTCACCGTTATACTCGGTCGAAGAATCTGCCTGGCTGGAACAACTGTTGCCTCTGGCTGAGCCTTCTGAACAAGAACGCCAGTACACCGTCGAGAAGGCGACCAGCCTGATCGAGCAGGTGCGTGCAGATCGTACCGCGATCCAGATGATTGATGCCCTGTTGCTGGAATACAGCCTGGATACCAAAGAAGGCATTTTGCTGATGTGTCTGGCCGAAGCGCTGATGCGTATCCCGGATGCGGCAACCGCCGACGCGCTGATCCGCGATAAGCTGAGCGTGGCGGATTGGAAGTCTCACCTGAAAAACTCTGATTCCCTGTTTGTGAATGCGTCAACCTGGGGCCTGATGCTGACCGGTAAAGTCGTCAGCATGGAGTCGAAAGAAGATGGCAGCCCGGCCCGGGTGATCAACCGTCTGACCAATAAGATGTCTGAACCTGTGATCCGCAAGGCGATGCATCAGGCGATGAAAATCATGGGTCACCAGTTCGTACTGGGACGCACCATCGGCGAAGCGATGAAGAACGGTCAGGCCAAACGTGATAAAGGCTTTACCTATTCCTTTGACATGCTGGGTGAAGCGGCGCTGACTCAGGATGACGCCCAGAAATACTTCAACGATTACATTGAAGCGATTGACGCCGTCGGTCTGGATAACAAAAAGCACTCCAAATCACCTTGCCCGACTGTGTCGATTAAGCTGTCGGCACTGCACCCGCGTTACGATGTCTCCAATGAAGGCCGTGTGCTGACAGAAATGTATGACACCGTGCTGGAGCTGCTCAAGCGCGCCCGTGCACTGAACGTGGGTATCACGATTGATGCTGAAGAAGCCGATCGTCTGGAACTGTCGCTGAAACTGTTCGAGAAATTATACCGCTCAGAAGTTGTGAAAGGCTGGGGCCGTTTTGGTCTGGTGGTTCAGGCCTATTCAAAACGTGCTCTGCCTGTGCTGGCCTGGCTGGCGGCGCTGAGCAAAGAGCAGGGCGACGTGATCCCGCTGCGTCTGGTGAAAGGCGCCTATTGGGACAGCGAACTGAAAATGTGCCAGCAGAGCGGTTATGCCGGTTATCCGGTTTATACCCGTAAAGAGGCGACGGATACCTCTTATCTGGCCTGTGCCCGTTTCCTGCTGTCTTCCCATGTGCGTGGTCTGATTTTCCCGCAATTTGCGAGTCATAACGCCCACACAGTGACGGCGATTCTGGCGATGGCCAAACACCGTGATTTTGAATTCCAGCGCCTGCACGGGATGGGGGATGCCCTGTATAACCATGTGATGGATATCTACGGCGTGAACGTACGTATCTACGCACCGGTCGGCAGCCACAAAGACTTGCTGCCGTACCTGGTACGTCGCCTGCTGGAAAACGGTGCCAACAGCTCTTTTGTACACCGCCTGGTCGATGCGCGCTGTCCGATTGACTCTCTGGTGCAGCACCCTGTTGATGTGCTGCGCTCGCGTCCGACGCTGCATAATCATTTAATTCCGCTGCCAAAAGATATTTTCGGTGCCGACCGCAAGAACTCGGCCGGTATTAACATTGAGATCGAATCTGAATGGACGCCTTTCCGTGATTCGGTCGAGGCTTTCAAGACCCATCACTGGACGGCTGGTCCGATTGTGAACGGTGAGGTGCAATCCGGTGACATCTTCCACGTCACGGCCCCTTACGATCGCCGTGAGGCCGTGGGTGAAGTGGCCTTTGCTTCCAGCGATCTGGTCGCAAAAGCCATTGATGTTGCAGCGGACGCTTTCCCGGCCTGGTCTGAAACCCCGGCGGCTGAGCGCGGTGCTTGCCTGCAGCGTCTGGCGGATTTGCTCGAAGCCAATACCGGTGAGCTGGTTGCCCTGTGTCATCGTGAAGCGGGTAAAACCATTCAGGACAGCATTGACGAAATCCGTGAAGCGGTCGACTTCCTGCGTTTTTATTCGCACCAGGCGGCCACAGAATTGGCACAAGGCAAATCAATCGTCACATTTGATGGCCAGTCACGTACCTTGTCGTATCAGGGACGCGGTGTCTTTGCCTGTATCAGTCCGTGGAATTTCCCTCTGGCGATTTTCCTGGGTCAGGTATCGGCGGCACTGGCTGCGGGTAACACAGTGGTGTGTAAACCGGCGGAACAAACCTCGCTGATTGCCTTCCGGGCGATTCAAATGATGCTGGAAGCTGGCGTTCCTGCCGGCGTGATTCAGTTCGTTCCCGGTCGTGGTGCCGAAGTGGGCTCAGTGCTGACTTCTGATGAGCGTATTGCCGGTGTGGCCTTTACCGGTTCAACCGAGACCGCGCAGCGGATCAACCGCACGCTGGCGGCGCGTGACTGCGATCCTGTGCCTTTCATCGCGGAAACCGGTGGCCAGAATGCCATGATTGTCGACAGTACGGCGTTGCCGGAGCAGGTGGTACGCGATGTGGTTCGCTCTGCCTTTGCCTCTGCCGGTCAGCGTTGTTCGGCGCTGCGTGTGCTGTTTGTGCAGGAAGATGTCGCGGATCGGATTATTACGCTGATCAAAGGCGCGATGGCCGAACTGTCGGTGGGTCGTCCTGAACTGCACAGCACGGATGTCGGTCCTGTGATTGATAAAACTGCCAAGCAGAAATTGCTGACCCACATCGGCGCGCTGAAAAATCAGGCTAAAATGGTCGCTCAGGCCGCATTAAGCCCAGATTGCACCCATGGGGACTTTGTCCTGCCGACGGCGTTTGAAATCCGCGGTATCCATGTGCTGCAGAACGAAAACTTCGGCCCGATTCTGCATATCGTGCGTTTCAAGGCAAACGAGCTGGATCAGGTGATTGACCAGATTAACCAGACGGGTTTCGGCCTGACCATGGGTGTTCACAGCCGTAACGAGCGGACTTACAGCCATATCGAGCGCCGTGCCCGCGTGGGGAACTGCTACATCAACCGCGATCAGGTGGGTGCCGTGGTGGGTGTGCAGCCATTTGGCGGTCAGGGTCTGTCGGGTACAGGTCCGAAAGCTGGTGGACCGCACTATCTGTATCGCTTTACGAAAGATGTATTCACTGCGTAA
- a CDS encoding acetate/propionate family kinase — MRHSLVLVINSGSSSLKFALIDAVSGDARLTGLGECFGLSDASVSWKYDGEKSSFALEATGNHHQQAIDRLVLLLDELGLKQDIIAVGHRVVHGGERFSETVKIDDQVLAEIEALSELAPLHNPAHVIGIRAAISAFPYLPQYAVFDTAFHQSMPAKAYRYALPEKLYQDFGIRRYGFHGTSHFFVSQEAAKQLGKPAEKTNVITVHLGNGASICAVRNGQSVDTSMGFTPTAGLMMGTRCGDLDPGIVDFLINKGWSQAEVQQALNKEAGFLGVSGLTSDCRGIVEAMEAGHAGAKLAFEIFTYRVAKYIASYMVALDELDAIVFTGGIGENSLPVRSEVLKYLKIFGYREDVTGNANARFGEKGVITKPNTPMAMVIPTNEEWVIARESMALLHA; from the coding sequence ATGCGCCATTCACTTGTACTCGTTATTAATTCCGGAAGCTCTTCGCTTAAATTTGCTTTGATCGATGCCGTTAGCGGCGATGCAAGACTGACAGGGCTGGGGGAGTGCTTTGGTCTCAGCGATGCGTCCGTCAGTTGGAAATATGACGGAGAGAAATCCAGCTTCGCGCTGGAAGCGACAGGTAATCACCATCAGCAGGCGATTGATCGCCTGGTGCTATTGCTCGATGAACTGGGCCTGAAGCAGGACATTATTGCGGTCGGGCACCGCGTGGTTCATGGCGGCGAGCGCTTCAGCGAAACCGTGAAAATTGATGACCAGGTTCTGGCTGAGATTGAAGCGCTGAGCGAACTGGCGCCCCTGCATAACCCGGCGCATGTGATTGGCATCCGTGCGGCCATCAGTGCTTTCCCCTATCTGCCCCAGTACGCCGTGTTCGACACCGCGTTTCACCAAAGTATGCCTGCCAAAGCGTATCGCTATGCGTTGCCTGAGAAGCTTTATCAGGACTTTGGCATCCGTCGCTACGGCTTTCACGGCACCAGCCATTTCTTTGTCAGCCAGGAAGCGGCTAAGCAGTTGGGCAAGCCAGCAGAAAAAACCAATGTGATCACAGTGCATTTAGGCAACGGCGCCTCGATTTGTGCGGTGCGCAATGGCCAGAGTGTTGATACCAGCATGGGCTTTACCCCAACAGCCGGTCTGATGATGGGCACCCGTTGCGGCGATTTAGATCCAGGTATCGTGGATTTTCTGATCAACAAAGGCTGGAGCCAGGCTGAGGTGCAGCAGGCTCTGAACAAAGAAGCAGGCTTTCTGGGGGTTTCCGGTTTAACCAGCGACTGCCGCGGCATTGTTGAAGCCATGGAAGCAGGCCATGCCGGGGCGAAACTGGCGTTTGAAATCTTTACTTACCGGGTGGCGAAATACATTGCTTCTTACATGGTGGCGCTGGACGAACTGGATGCCATCGTATTTACCGGCGGTATCGGTGAAAACTCCCTGCCGGTGCGCAGTGAAGTGCTCAAGTACCTGAAAATTTTCGGCTACCGCGAAGATGTCACGGGTAATGCCAACGCCCGCTTCGGCGAAAAAGGCGTGATTACCAAACCCAATACTCCGATGGCGATGGTCATTCCAACCAATGAAGAGTGGGTGATCGCCAGAGAATCCATGGCGCTATTGCATGCCTGA
- a CDS encoding aldehyde dehydrogenase family protein, translated as MTTSIQALVDQSNAAWENWNGQGYEKRITRLTQWSSTLDADVAAMVAFQCRNANDHVAETELMPGPTGETNELYCAGRGIFVVTAEASAPLVAVAGQLTAALVTGNTVILSLPEGYEKSAQQIVTELEKAELPKGVVQSVSTDELDVLVRHAGVAGVVFAGKRETALSLSRDLAARDGLLGQLIAESDFESYPVIGSPTYSLRFVTERTRTINITAVGGNATLLELGSGEEAH; from the coding sequence ATGACAACAAGTATTCAAGCGCTCGTCGATCAGAGCAATGCAGCCTGGGAAAACTGGAACGGCCAGGGCTATGAAAAACGTATTACCAGGCTGACTCAGTGGAGCAGTACGCTCGATGCAGATGTGGCAGCCATGGTGGCGTTTCAGTGCCGCAATGCCAACGATCATGTGGCAGAAACGGAATTAATGCCGGGACCAACCGGTGAAACCAATGAACTGTATTGCGCCGGCCGCGGTATTTTTGTGGTCACAGCCGAAGCCTCTGCACCTCTGGTGGCGGTTGCCGGCCAACTGACGGCTGCGCTGGTGACAGGTAACACAGTGATCTTGTCTCTGCCGGAAGGGTACGAGAAATCAGCTCAGCAAATTGTCACTGAACTGGAAAAGGCTGAACTGCCTAAAGGTGTTGTACAGTCAGTAAGCACTGACGAACTTGACGTGTTAGTCCGTCATGCCGGTGTAGCCGGCGTGGTGTTTGCAGGAAAGCGCGAGACAGCTTTGTCGCTGTCCCGTGATTTAGCCGCCCGTGACGGGCTGCTGGGCCAGTTAATTGCAGAGTCGGATTTTGAATCTTATCCTGTGATTGGCAGCCCGACTTATTCGCTGCGTTTCGTAACAGAAAGAACACGTACCATCAATATCACAGCGGTGGGCGGAAACGCGACGCTGTTGGAATTGGGGAGTGGCGAAGAAGCACATTAA
- a CDS encoding MarR family winged helix-turn-helix transcriptional regulator, with protein MSNAPAIPSNVTLDDMICFSLYSASNAMIRAYRPLLDALNLTYSQYIVMLVMWEKECLSVKALGEKVHLDSGTLTPLLKRLEGKGLVSRRRSETDERVREISLTEAGKALQTQAAQVPASLVCQVEMPLESLKALKASCDALYTQLSAIESKA; from the coding sequence ATGTCCAACGCTCCCGCCATACCTTCCAACGTCACCCTGGATGACATGATCTGTTTTTCGCTCTACAGTGCCTCTAACGCCATGATCCGGGCTTATCGCCCGCTCCTGGATGCGCTAAACCTCACGTATTCACAATACATAGTGATGCTGGTGATGTGGGAAAAGGAATGTCTGAGTGTCAAAGCGTTGGGCGAGAAAGTTCATCTCGATTCAGGCACACTGACACCTCTGCTCAAGCGCCTTGAAGGAAAAGGACTGGTCAGCCGCAGGCGCAGTGAAACAGATGAAAGAGTCCGTGAGATCAGCCTGACAGAGGCAGGCAAAGCCCTTCAGACACAGGCTGCGCAGGTTCCGGCATCACTGGTTTGTCAGGTTGAAATGCCACTGGAGTCGCTTAAAGCCCTGAAAGCCAGTTGTGACGCTTTATATACGCAGCTGAGCGCCATAGAATCCAAGGCATAA